A genomic window from Pecten maximus chromosome 4, xPecMax1.1, whole genome shotgun sequence includes:
- the LOC117326093 gene encoding multiple epidermal growth factor-like domains protein 6 isoform X2, with protein sequence MDAFPFFVCLVLLSTVSSSFVNMALNKPAFQSAHDGVIDPKFGTCNESFANDGTRYTPGALLKCACIANASNTFPIWQVDLTEDSIVTQITIDILTNVFLEGTKVYVSNSAAGYEQGRLCFHQQTDQNKKRTVTFDCLTRGRYVTFEDQVSHLPGKKGIIAIILCELEVYGCGNGTWGDNCDQRCPDYCKDGMCFPENGTCWSGCEELGKTSELCNETCTNETFGQDCQGVCHCEIGTCDVVTGECPFGACSAGWTGSNCSVVCPAGTFGPLCTQSCRCANGTCDPANGTCPGNLCGRGRVGPTCSEDCLSGTFGFGCSQICPHCVQESCEAEFGVCSLGRCKIGWATQFCNESCAVDTFGLDCSASCNCRNGTCDPITGTCQDDLCRDGWLGPTCGQACDPGKYGTDCLNTCVCTNSTCDPVNGTCLCPEGRTGPTCDDDCSKGTYGVDCEETCYCQGRDCDPYSGLCYSDGPCEVGWKGLTCSEPCGDDRFGLNCTQECYCLNGTCDHVNGTCPVSAECRDGWTGLNCNQVCPNGTFGSNCSETCFNCLNGSCDPYTGSCISGVCQAGWQTELCNKPCDNGTFGNNCSERCYCESNVCDPVNGTCDSGICQSGWQGATCSEACPSGKYGPNCQMDCFCRSFTCDRINGTCPAGTCQDGYRGVSCNEVCDNGTFGENCSSNCYCAVGFCEPTNGSCPTVNCQIGWQGQTCSQVCDSGKFGEKCTGICKCETGTCNPVNGTCRDNRCEVGWKGSTCSEVCPTMMFGFNCTEQCVNCLKGTCDPKSGVCTQGQCQAGWHTDRCNQSCGFGTFGINCQYSCNCDTGTCDRINGKCPGNICKPGWTGPTCSSACPSGTFGYNCSRACLCVNGACDTANDSCICQPGWQGQLCDTACGFGSWGNKCLSNCYCATGTCDHVTGVCPGGRCRRGWNGTACDQGCTPGTFGQNCEERCYCKGGACDAVYGICPTNACLPGWKGISCNEPCLSGTFGENCIQRCYCNQSSCNIIKGTCPGDVCQVGYTGNTCSSLCSSGYFGANCSSECHCETGTCDPITGLCPGNKCQPGWSLPTCSEPCPNGTYGEKCNGKCHCLFNTCNPISGICPGMCEDGWASRKCNQPCQPGKFGFECAITCHCATGTCDHVTGKCLSGGCLPGWETDTCSKVCDSGFFGENCASECGECSGSTNCHHVNGTCPADLCESGWSGTQCQTALAASAGVNVAGIIGAAVGLLVLMIVVLLVVLFVAHRRGRNSDRERMMNSIANLYGDNRSQSRNIYYRGESMDSNAPCSKTYHVNSLTRNSFDNELFVDSCNDAVPREFRSLNNSNEMYDWSSNASVNEYNDSTSGPIKYDTKMKLQGFEDAVATKKQRGRLRDEYKHLPTGQLFVCEVAERPENRPKNRYKTTLPYDQSRVILRNRPDQTDYINASFVQSVGGDERYIATQGPKDNTVWDFWAMTWEQHSNKIVMLTDLREKGKDKCCRYWPKLGQALTNKELTITTVEEKCELYITTTVINIKEEKTKEKRTIHMFHFLAWSDHGTPNPFRLALFQRQVDKGTGQLSGPVIVHCSAGIGRTGTFIALDSLLKHGRHHGVIDVYGYVVKMRSCRMGMVQTQDQYVALYDSLVAAIMYPDTSVPRSLVPDVSENTLRLKQEFEVLRKNRPQYESTEYASALSVQNVCKNRSMKSLPSDKYRAPLLSNDTGNSDYINAVLLPTCLDMEGYLATQIPLRHTLVDFWSMVHDYNSRTIIILDKVEDNVDIVPLGEPLSIGPFILESQGLRPSDSGITEMTVSLQKQGERERKVKVYLSFGTDDKKGVTSTQKLIRVAELAREDEDDSPTTVVCKSSISSATRF encoded by the exons ATGGACGCTTTCCCTTTCTTTGTATGTTTGGTGCTTTTATCCACAGTTTCTTCATCTTTCG TGAATATGGCCTTGAATAAACCAGCCTTTCAGAGCGCGCATGATGGTGTCATCGACCCAAAGTTTGGAACCTGCAATGAAAGCTTTGCCAATGACGGAACAAGATATACCCCCGGCGCTTTATTGAAGTGTGCATGTATAGCAAATGCAAGCAACACCTTCCCAATATGGCAGGTGGATCTAACAGAAGATTCCATAGTTACTCAAATCACCATAGACATTCTGACAAATG tttttctggaAGGCACAAAAGTGTATGTATCTAACTCAGCTGCTGGCTACGAACAGGGCAGGCTGTGCTTCCATCAGCAGACTGACCAGAACAAGAAAAGGACCGTCACTTTCGACTGTCTCACTAGAGGGCGCTACGTCACTTTCGAAGACCAGGTTTCGCACTTGCCCGGAAAGAAAGGCATAATAGCGATTATTTTGTGTGAACTAGAGGTTTATG GATGTGGCAATGGAACATGGGGAGATAACTGTGATCAACGCTGTCCCGACTACTGCAAAGACGGAATGTGCTTCCCCGAGAATGGCACCTGTTGGTCTGGCTGTGAGGAATTGGGCAAAACGTCAGAATTATGTAATGAAA CTTGTACGAATGAAACGTTTGGACAGGATTGTCAGGGAGTTTGCCATTGCGAGATTGGTACTTGTGACGTCGTTACCGGAGAGTGCCCTTTCGGCGCGTGCAGTGCGGGCTGGACCGGCAGCAACTGTAGCGTTG TTTGTCCGGCGGGAACCTTTGGACCTTTGTGTACCCAAAGTTGTCGATGTGCTAACGGTACCTGTGACCCGGCCAATGGGACTTGTCCAGGAAACCTCTGTGGACGGGGACGCGTGGGACCTACGTGCAGTGAAG ATTGTCTTAGCGGAACTTTCGGATTTGGATGTAGCCAAATTTGCCCCCATTGTGTACAGGAAAGTTGTGAAGCAGAATTTGGTGTCTGCTCATTGGGGAGGTGTAAGATCGGATGGGCCACACAGTTCTGTAATGAGA GTTGTGCGGTCGATACTTTCGGACTGGATTGTTCTGCATCCTGTAACTGTAGGAACGGGACCTGCGATCCTATCACTGGTACCTGCCAGGATGATCTCTGTCGGGACGGCTGGTTAGGGCCTACCTGTGGTCAAG CTTGTGATCCCGGAAAGTATGGGACAGACTGTTTGAACACTTGTGTTTGTACCAACAGTACATGTGATCCAGTCAATGGAACGTGCTTGTGTCCAGAAGGACGAACAGGACCGACATGTGATGATG ACTGCTCCAAAGGAACCTACGGGGTTGACTGTGAGGAGACATGTTACTGTCAGGGCCGGGACTGTGATCCTTACAGTGGACTTTGTTACTCGGACGGCCCATGTGAAGTTGGGTGGAAGGGACTGACTTGTAGTGAAC CTTGCGGTGATGACCGTTTTGGTTTAAATTGCACCCAGGAGTGTTACTGTTTAAACGGCACGTGTGACCACGTGAACGGCACGTGCCCAGTGAGTGCCGAGTGTCGAGATGGCTGGACTGGACTTAACTGTAACCAAG TATGTCCAAATGGAACATTTGGTAGTAATTGCAGTGAGACATGCTTTAACTGTCTCAACGGAAGTTGTGACCCGTACACCGGAAGTTGTATTTCCGGGGTATGTCAGGCCGGATGGCAAACAGAACTCTGCAATAAAC CCTGTGACAATGGTACATTTGGAAACAACTGTAGCGAGAGATGCTACTGTGAATCCAACGTCTGTGATCCTGTCAATGGAACGTGTGACAGTGGGATTTGTCAGAGTGGTTGGCAGGGTGCAACCTGTAGCGAAG CCTGTCCGTCCGGTAAATATGGACCTAATTGTCAGATGGACTGTTTCTGCCGTAGTTTCACGTGTGACAGAATTAACGGGACGTGTCCTGCCGGAACTTGTCAGGACGGTTATCGAGGTGTCTCCTGTAATGAGG TCTGCGATAATGGTACTTTCGGTGAGAACTGTTCGAGCAACTGTTATTGTGCCGTTGGGTTCTGTGAGCCTACCAACGGTAGCTGTCCTACTGTAAACTGCCAGATCGGCTGGCAGGGGCAGACTTGTAGTCAAG TTTGTGACAGTGGAAAATTCGGAGAAAAATGCACAGGTATTTGTAAATGCGAGACTGGCACGTGCAACCCGGTTAACGGCACTTGTAGGGATAATCGGTGTGAGGTCGGTTGGAAGGGCAGCACGTGTAGTGAAG TATGCCCCACCATGATGTTTGGTTTCAACTGCACGGAGCAGTGCGTTAACTGTCTAAAAGGGACATGTGACCCCAAGTCTGGTGTATGTACACAAGGACAGTGTCAGGCCGGCTGGCACACGGACAGATGTAACCAAT CTTGTGGGTTTGGAACTTTCGGAATCAACTGTCAATATTCCTGCAACTGTGACACGGGAACCTGTGACAGAATTAACGGCAAATGTCCCGGAAATATATGTAAACCTGGATGGACGGGACCGACATGTAGTTCAG CTTGTCCCAGTGGAACATTTGGATATAACTGTTCCAGAGCGTGTTTGTGTGTAAACGGAGCTTGTGATACTGCTAACGACTCGTGTATCTGTCAACCAGGATGGCAAGGACAGTTGTGTGACACAG CTTGCGGCTTCGGCTCCTGGGGAAACAAATGCTTGTCTAATTGTTACTGTGCAACTGGAACGTGCGACCATGTGACTGGTGTTTGTCCCGGAGGTCGGTGCCGTCGTGGATGGAACGGGACTGCGTGTGATCAAG GCTGTACGCCAGGAACCTTTGGTCAAAACTGTGAGGAGCGCTGCTATTGTAAGGGAGGAGCTTGTGATGCTGTGTACGGAATTTGTCCAACTAATGCTTGTTTGCCCGGATGGAAAGGCATCTCCTGTAATGAGC CTTGCTTGAGCGGCACATTTGGTGAAAACTGCATCCAGAGATGTTACTGTAACCAATCCAGTTGTAATATCATCAAGGGAACCTGTCCCGGGGACGTGTGTCAAGTAGGATACACCGGAAATACATGTAGTAGCT tgtGCTCGTCCGGATACTTTGGAGCAAACTGTAGCAGTGAGTGTCACTGTGAGACCGGAACCTGTGACCCTATTACCGGGTTATGTCCGGGAAACAAGTGTCAACCCGGCTGGAGTCTCCCTACATGTAGCGAAC CCTGTCCTAACGGAACCTACGGTGAAAAGTGTAACGGGAAGTGTCACTGTCTGTTTAATACCTGTAACCCTATATCGGGCATTTGTCCTGGGATGTGTGAGGATGGATGGGCCTCGCGTAAATGCAACCAAC CGTGTCAGCCAGGGAAGTTTGGTTTTGAATGTGCCATAACTTGCCACTGTGCCACTGGTACCTGTGACCACGTGACTGGGAAGTGTTTGAGTGGAGGCTGTCTGCCAGGCTGGGAAACAGACACATGCAGCAAAG TTTGTGACTCGGGTTTTTTCGGTGAAAACTGTGCCAGTGAATGTGGCGAGTGTTCCGGAAGTACCAACTGTCACCACGTGAATGGGACATGTCCTGCTGACCTGTGTGAATCTGGTTGGTCTGGAACACAGTGTCAGACGGCTTTGG CTGCGAGTGCAGGCGTGAATGTGGCCGGTATCATCGGCGCTGCTGTTGGACTGTTGGTGTTGATGATTGTTGTACTACTAGTTGTACTGTTCGTAGCGCACAG AAGAGGACGAAATTCAGACCGGGAGAGAATGATGAACTCCATCGCAAATCTTTACGGTGATAATAGAAGCC AATCGAGGAACATCTATTATCGTGGAGAAAGTATGGATAGCAATGCACCGTGCTCTAAGACATACCATGTGAACAGTTTGACGCGCAACTCGTTCGATAATGAACTTTTCGTAGACAGCTGTAATGACGCCGTTCCTCGGGAGTTTCGTTCCCTTAACAACTCCAATGAAATGTACGACTGGAGTAGCAACGCTAGTGTGAACGAGTACAATGACTCCACTTCCGGTCCCATTAAATACGATACCAAAATGAAATTACAAGGATTCGAAGATGCAGTTGCTACTAAGAAACAACGTGGGCGTCTTCGAGACGAATATAAG CATCTACCGACCGGTCAGCTGTTCGTTTGTGAAGTTGCAGAACGACCAGAAAATAGGCCGAAGAACAGATACAAAACAACACTTCCAT ACGATCAGTCCAGGGTAATCCTGAGGAACCGACCAGATCAGACGGACTACATCAATGCCAGCTTTGTACAG aGTGTCGGAGGAGACGAACGGTACATAGCGACGCAGG GTCCTAAAGATAATACAGTCTGGGATTTCTGGGCCATGACGTGGGAACAACACTCCAATAAAATTGTCATGTTGACTGATCTACGGGAAAAAGGGAAG GACAAATGTTGTCGGTACTGGCCGAAACTTGGACAAGCCTTGACCAATAAGGAGCTGACCATCACAACTGTGGAGGAGAAGTGTGAACTCTACATCACAACGACAGTGATTAATATCAAAGAAGAGAAG ACAAAAGAGAAAAGGACTATCCACATGTTCCACTTCCTGGCCTGGTCGGACCATGGCACGCCAAATCCATTCAGATTGGCCCTTTTCCAGCGTCAAGTGGACAAAGGTACTGGTCAACTGTCCGGACCGGTCATTGTCCATTGcag CGCTGGAATCGGCCGTACAGGAACATTTATAGCATTAGATTCTCTACTAAAACATGGAAGGCACCATGGTGTGATTGATGTGTACGGATATGTTGTCAAAATGAGGTCATGTCGTATGGGAATGGTACAAACACAG GACCAATACGTCGCTCTGTATGATTCGTTGGTAGCAGCAATCATGTACCCAGATACATCCGTCCCACGGAGCCTCGTTCCAGACGTATCCGAAAATACATTGCGACTTAAACAGGAATTTGAG GTTTTGCGTAAAAATCGCCCCCAATATGAAAGTACGGAGTATGCGTCGGCATTATCTGTCCAAAATGTCTGCAAGAATAGAAGTATGAAAAGTTTACCAA GTGATAAATACCGGGCACCCCTGCTTTCCAATGACACCGGAAATAGTGACTACATCAATGCAGTTCTTCTTCCG ACTTGTTTGGACATGGAAGGATATTTGGCGACACAAATCCCTTTGCGGCACACACTGGTGGACTTTTGGAGCATGGTACATGACTACAACTCAAGGACAATCATCATCCTTGATAAAGTTGAAGAT AACGTGGACATTGTGCCCCTTGGAGAGCCGTTAAGTATTGGGCCATTCATTCTCGAGTCACAAGGACTCCGTCCCTCTGACAGCGGCATCACGGAGATGACTGTATCACTTCAAAAGCAG GGAGAAAGAGAGCGAAAGGTCAAAGTGTATTTGTCATTTGGTACCGATGACAAAAAAGGCGTCACCTCAACACAAAAGCTGATAAGAGTAGCAGAACTGGCAAGAGAGGACGAAGATGATAGTCCCACCACTGTCGTCTGCAA GAGCAGTATCAGTTCTGCTACAAGGTTTTGA